The nucleotide window GCGCTACACTCGGAGTTGCTGCTAAGATATTTTACACAGTATGGAAGACCAACGAAATCATCCTTTATACCCTCGGGAGCGAAAGCCCAATTGGCAAAGGAGTGAAGTTCCCAATTAGAATTGTATGGGAAGTTGACTTACTTGGAGCGCTCTTGGCTTTAACAATAACCTTCGTGGGCTTTTTGGCAGTGCTGTATTCTCTTGGCTATATGAAGCATGACACTGGCTTGGAGAAGTACTACACATTGATACTCATTTTGGAGCTGGGAATGCTGGGAATTGTTATCACCGGGGATATCTTCAACTTCTACGTGTTCTTGGAAATAATGAGCATTGCAAGCTATGCGTTAGTTGCCTTCAGAAACGACACATGGGAAGGAATTGAGGCAGGAATTAAGTATATGTTCGTTGGTTCATTGGCAAGTTCCTTTATTCTATTAGGCATCGCCTTGCTTTATGGTCAGTATGGAACGCTTACAATGAGCTATCTCGGCATAAAAATAGCCGAAAATCCAACACTTGTGGCAAAAGTGGCTTTGGCTTTCCTTATTGGTGGACTGCTCTTTAAGAGCGGTGCGGTTCCAGTTCACATGTGGCTTGCAGATGCACACCCAGCAGCCCCAAGTTCAATCTCCGCAATGCTTTCGGGATTAGTCATCAAGGCGGGTGGAGTTTATGCAGTGGCAAGGATAGTATTCAGCATTTTCAACCCAGGACTGCACGCTTACCTAAAAGCGTTCAACATGCCCTCAATTAACATGGAGGCAGTTGGCTGGGTTATAGTGTTCTTTGCTTGCCTGACGCTCCTCATAGGAAATGCAATGGCCGTAGTGCAGACCGACATGAAGAGGCTTTTTGCATTCTCAAGTGTGGGGCAGATAGGGTATATTCTGCTCGGAATTGGTATTGGAACCCTCGCCTATGGTAGCAGGGCAGGTGAACTAGCACTGGCTGGAGCAATATACCACATAGTGAACCACGCATTGATAAAGGCACTCCTCTTCTTTGTGGCAGGAGCAGTTATCCATGAAGTCGGCACGAAGAACCTTAACGAGTTGAGCGGACTGGCAAGAAAAATGCCTATGACAACCCTTGCATTTATAATAGGTGCTGCGGCAATCATAGGTCTTCCACCATTAAACGGATTTGCTAGCAAGTGGATTATCTATGAGAGCTCCGCTATGTACAACCCAATCTTGGCAGCTATTGCCGTCGTTGGTACAGTGTTCTCCCTAGCAGCATACACCAGGGTGCTCTTTACGTTCCTAGGCAGAGAGAGCGAAAAGGTGAAGAGTGCAAAAGAGCCAGAAATGAGCATGCTTATTCCAATGCTGATTCTAGTAGTTGCAATTGTTGTCATGGGTCTCCTTCCATGGCAGATAAACGATAAAATAATGCTCCCGACAGCAAGAATGCTTGAGCAGCTCAATGGTGAGTATATGGTCGCTCTCTTAAAATTCCTTGGAGGTGCATGAAATGTTCGGCTATTGGGATGCTCTCTATTTCCTTTATGCTTTCTTCATTGGTCTGGTGATTAGTTATTTGCTCATGAAATGGGCAGAAAAAGCCAGCACTGGCACTAGAAGGGCTGGAGAGGGAACAAAGATTTACATCAGCGGTGAGGATCAAGATAAGATTATACCTCATTTTGAGCACTTTGAGGGCTACTTTACCGGAAGGCACGTAATGTGGGGCTTAATAAGAGGAGCTCAAAGGATGTTTTTGGCATTTAGAAAGGAACACACTGGTCTGCTTACAGATTATGTTGCATACCTCTTGCTCACTGTAGCAATAGTGCTTGGAGCGCTCGTCATCGGGGGGTGAAGTAATGAACGAGAGAGAAATGCTTGAGAAAAGAATTTCAAAACTCTGTAAGTACCTTGGAAGGTCACCGTGGGTATTTCACGTTAACAGCGGTTCATGCAATGGATGTGATATTGAAATAATAGCTGCTCTTACACCCAGGTATGACGCAGAGAGATTTGGAGTAAAGCTTGTTGGAACACCAAGACATGCAGATATCCTGTTGGTAACCGGCCCAGTTACAGATCAAAGCCTTGAAAGGGTTAAATTGATATATGAACAAACTCCGGATCCAAAAGTTGTTGTTGCTGTGGGGGCATGCCCAACTGGTGGTAGTGTGTTTTTTGAAAGTCCATTTACTAATGCTCCCTTGGACAAACACATCCCTGTGGACGTCTTTGTTCCAGGATGCCCTCCAAGACCAGAGGCAATACTCTATGGTGTGGTTTTGGGATTGGAAAAGCTCATAAAAAAGATAGAAGGTGAGAAAGAATGACCCCCGAAGAATTCTTGGAGATGATTCTAACAAAATTCCCTAATGCCGATGGAAAAATTAGTGAGAACAAGCTCCCCCACCCTAGGAAGAGGGTCTGGATAAATGTTGCGAGAGAAGAATTCAAAGATCTTATGAAGTTTATTAAGGAACTTGACCCCAAAGCACAGTTTTCTATAATAATCGCCAGGGATGGAGGAGACTACTTAGAGGCTAAGTATCACCTTGAACTATTTTACGAGCAAGCTCCAAGTATCTCACTCGTAGTTGGTACTAGATGTCCCAAAGATGACCCAACACTGCCCACTATCACAGACATATTACCAAGTTCGCTCCCCTATGAAAGAGAGGTTCAAGAGTTTTTGGGAATATTCTTTGAGGGCATACCCGATCCACGGAGGCTGTTTTTACCCGATGACTTCCCAGAAGACATCTATCCTCTGAGAAAAGATGAGAAAGGTATCAGCGATGAAATGATAAAGAACGCAGGCCATCCCTACAAAATGAAAAAGGAGGGTTAAACATGGAGAATAGAGTTGAATATTGGGTTAAAATCCCAATTGGTCCCATTCACCCGGCACTTGAAGAACCTGAAAAGTTCATCATTACCCTTGATGGAGAAAGAATAGTAAATGTTGATGTAAAGCTTGGATACAACTTGAGAGGCGTAGAATGGATTGGCATGAGAAGAAATTACATCCAGATACTTTATCTTGCTGAAAGAATGTGTGGGATATGTTCTTTCTCTCACAACTATACGTATTCTAGGGCAGTCGAAGAAATGGCTGGGATAGAGGTACCCGAAAGAGCCGAATACATAAGGGTGATAATAGGAGAATTGGAAAGAATCCACTCTCATTTGCTCAATCTTGGAGTTGTAGGGCACGCTATAGGCTATGACACTGTTCTCCACCTAAGCTGGCTTGCCAGGGAGAGGGTTATGGATCTCCTAGAGGCAATAGGGGGCAACAGGGTAAACTACGCTATGAACACAATTGGGGGCGTGAGGAGGGATATAGAGGATAAGCACAAAAGGGCGATTCTGGAGATGATAAAATACTACCGCGAAGAAGTCATGCCAAGGATTGAGGAAATATTCCTCTATGATCCAACTGTTGAAGCTAGACTTAGGGATGCAGGGGTCATACCCAAAAGGATAGCCATTGAGTACAGCGCTCAAGGTCCAACAGCAAGAGGAAGTGGCGTTGAGAAGGATGTCAGATACAATGAACAGCTGGGGGTTTATCCGGATTTGGGGATTAAGCCAATAACCCCTAAGGAGTTTACAGGAATAATCAAGGGGGACATGTTTGATAGGATGGTCGTTAGAGTTGGAGAACTTTGGCAGAGCATGGAGCTCATAGAAAGGGCTTTAGACCAAATGCCAGAGGGAAAAATAAAGGCATTTCCGAAGGATAACGTAACTTTGATCCGGCTTAAAAAAGCAGAAGGAGAGGGCATTGGTAGGTATGAGGCTCCAAGAGGGGAGCTCATTCACTATGTGATGGCCAACCCTGGAAGCGAAATTCCAGAAAGGTGGAAAATGAGAGAACCCACTTTTCCAAACCTCTTTGCAGTTGCGAGAGCACTAGTAGGAGAACAGCTTGCTGATGTGCCGGTTGCAATAGCGTCAATAGATCCCTGCCTGAGCTGTACAGATAGAGTAGCCGTTATAGATGCCAAAACCGGCAAGAAAAAAGTTCTTACAGAAAAAGATCTTCTCAAGGCTTCAATTGAGAAAACAAGAGAAATAAATCCCAACATAAAGGCAAAACCAGAACCCGTTGGCGGTTCTTGTGGGGGTGTTAGGCTATGAACATCGTTTATTTAACTCTAGGACTAATAGCGATTTACCTTTACGTCTCCGCTGCTTCTCTCCTTTGGGAAGGAATGGATAGAAAGCTTGTTGCGAGGATGCAGAGACGTATAGGTCCTCCAGTACTCCAGCCCATTTATGACTTTCTAAAGCTCGTCAGTAAAGAGTCCATAATCCCAAGAGATGCCAATAAATTCTTTGAAATCGCTCCAGTGTTGGCTTTAGCTTCTTCAATAGCCCTCCTAGCTTACACTCCTCTTGGATTTGAACCCCTCTTAGCCACAAAGGGCGATGTAATAGTTTTCATATACTTACTTGCTCTCATAGCCTTTGTAAGGGTGATGGGTGCCGTTAGCTCAGGATCCCCCTATGCGCAGATAGGTGCTCAGAGAGAAATAATCATGCTTGCTTCCAGGGAAGTTCCCATGATGTTGGGACTCTTTGCAATACTCTGGCGCTTAAGCAAACTCGGAGTTGAAAAACCTTTTAGCTTGGGAACGTTTTATCAGTATAACATCTGGGAGATTGGTACTCCCTTGACAGTCTTTGGCACATTTGTTCTCTTCATAGTGTTCCTACTCTGGCTTGCAAGTGAGATTGAAGTCGGTTACTTCAACATTCCAGAGGCAGAGACAGAAGTTGCAGAAGGTCCCATGGCGGAATACAGTGGAAGACATCTAGCACTATTTAAACTAAGCAGTGCTCTGAAAGAGTTCGCAAGTGCCAGTTTGGTCGTGGCGATCTTTTTCCCATGGGGTATAAGTGGGTACCTTGGCTTGACAGGTATTGGGGCGGTAGTCCTTGATTTGCTCTTCCACACTCTCAAAGTATTCATAGTCCTCTTTGTTAGCATGAGCGTATTCAGAGCAATAACTGGAAGGCTCAGGATTACCCAAGCAGTTGGCATGTTTTGGGGCAGAATACTTCCAATGAGCTTTATAGGAGTGCTGCTGATAGTCATAGACGTTCTGGGGGTGATTGCATGAAGATCCCTCCAACTCTTTCAGTAGTTCTAAAAAACATCTTCAAAAAGCCTGCAACAAACCCCTTCCCTAAGAGTGATCCTATTCCAACACCAGAAGGCTTCAGGGGAAAATTGGTTTACCATGTTGACAAGTGCATAGGATGTAAGCTCTGTGTGACAGTCTGTCCGGCGGGAGTGTTTGAATACGTGCCCGAGCTCAAAAAGGTGACACTCTGGCTGGGAAGGTGTGTCTTTTGCCAGCAGTGTGTCGATGTATGTCCAGTAAAGGCACTGGAAATGAGCAATGAGTTCCTCTTAGCGACATACGACAAATACGACGATAACCTAAGATGGCTCAAAAATGAGGAAATTGAAGAAATGCTCGCAAAGCAAGGAGGAAAAACAAAGAAATATCGCGTAATCCCGGAGAAATGTAAGGGATGTACATTATGTGCCAGGAACTGTCCACAAAATGCTATTGAAGGAGCACCAAGAGAAGTGCATAAAATTGACCCCAATAAGTGTGTTGGATGCGGAATATGTGCAACTGTATGTCGCTTTGGTGCAATAGAAGAGTACGAAGAGTGAACTTTAGTTCTTTTTTTAAATTATTTTTAAAGTCTCGTCAAGTTGTTATTATAATCCCGAATATTTCTTAACATCAATGAACTTTTTTGAACTATAATGTACTTCTAAGTTCCATTTTATGTAAAGTTTTGTTACCTTTATATTTGTCAAATTACATGTTTTCAACCTTTTGTTAAAGAAACGTATTTAATGAATTTTGGACTAATAAATAATGGAATTAGCTTGAAATATGTAATCGAACGGTTTAAAGCCTAAAGCTGGGGTGAGAGAATGTCCTTTATGACATCTTTCCTGTGGTCTTTGATTGTGTACTTAATCTTGACAGCCAGCTCCGGTAGTGTTTTACTGTGGAGTCCAGCAGAACTAGTGGCTGGAATTGTAATAGCAGCTCTTATAGGATATGCAACGAGAAACATAATGGGGGAAAGGTTCGATTACTTTTTTAACCCAAAAAGATGGGTGCTTTTCATTATATTGCTTTGGGACCGTTCTTTTATGCCATGGCAAAAGCAAATCTCGACGTTGCCTACAGAGTTATAACAGGAAAAATAAGACCTGGAATCGTGAAAATATCCCCGGGATTAACGCGAGATGAAAGCAGAACCCTTCTTGCGAACTCAATAACTCTAACTCCCGGAACGTTTACCCTAGAAATTGACGATGAAGGGAACCTATACGTGCACTGGATTAACGTTCCGCAGGGAAAAGAGAAGCCGACTCCTGAAGAACTTTGTGGATACTTACCAAAATGGGCAAGGAGGATTGCAGAATGACACCTGAAAGTTTGTTTATGGGGGCAATGATACTGCTCTTCCTTTCAGCCACATTAACAATGATAAGAATGCTAATCGGACCAACAATTCCTGACAGGGTTGTGGCATTGGATGCCTTAACAACCACGACTGCCGGTGCTATGGTTCTATATGGGGTAATTACGGAGCAAGCGGTGATTATCGATGTTGCACTTGTCTATGCGGTCCTTAGCTATATCGCAACTCTGTATATAGCAAGGTACTTAGTAAAGAAGAAGGTGGGATTGGCATGATAGAAGGAGTTTTGGCGATACTCCTTGCAATTGGGGTGGGGTTTAATCTACTGGCCAGCGTTGGGATACTGAGATTTCCTGATGTTTACACAAGAATCCACGCTTCGACAAAATGCACTACCTTTGGAACGATTTTCATAGTCTTGGCAACCGTAGTGTACTCAATTTACAGATGGCTTCCAAACCACGACGCAAGATGGATTACAATAGGAATTCACTCGGCACTTGTAGTAATATTCTTGGTGCTAACAAATCCCGTTGGAGCTCATGCAATTGGGAGAGCAGCCCGAAAATCCGGGATAAGACCATATGGTGCGGTAATAGATGAACTGGAGGGATACTATGAACTTTGAAAACTTTTTCTGGGTTCTACAAATCTTCATTGCGATCGCCCTAATAGGGAGCTCAATAGCCGCAATCAGGTTCAAAAACTTAATTGCCGCTGTAATAGCAATGGCAGTCTTTAGTTTAGCTCTTTCTGTGGAGTTCTACGTTCTTCAAGCTCCGGACGTTGCTATAGCGGAAGCAGGTGTTGGAGCTGGACTTACAACGGCAATGTACCTCCTTGCCATCAAAAACACCACCGATGAGGAGGTGGTAGAATGAGGAGAGCGCTTGGATTATTTGCGTTCTTATCGTTCATAATCTTCCTCTTGGCTGCGGCTATAAGCTTGAGACCTTTTGGAGAACCTCCCCATGCAGAGATGGACACTTACTTCATAGAGCATGCCCAAGAAGAAGCTTCAGCTAATAACGTCGTTACCAGTGTCGTATTCGACTACAGAGGTTTTGATACTCTAGGAGAGGCAACGGTTCTTTTTACTGCAGTTTCTGGAGTTCTGATGGCTTTAAGACACTATGGGGGGAAGGAGAGATGACAACCACAATCATAAGAACAACAACAAAAATTTTAGTGCCTCTAATACTGGTGTTTGGCTCGTATATCATTCTACATGGTCACCTAACACCCGGCGGAGGTTTTCAAGGTGGAGCTGTATTTGCAAGCGGTTTAGCTTTGCTGATAGTTGCAAATAACAAAGAAAAAGTCAAAGAACTCTTCAACAAGGTTCCGTTAAGCCAGTTGGAAAGTATTGGAGCTTTAGGATTTCTGGGAATTGGGGCATTAGGCTTTATGGGGTACACTTTCTTGAAAAATGTGATCGCAAACAGCGGATTCCTCTTTGGAGCTCCAACGCCTAAAGGGATTAATCCGGGCTATCTCAACACCGGCGGAACCCTTTCGTACCTCAACATTTTCGTAGGAACAAAGGTATTAGCTGGTCTAACGAGCATAGTCCTGATATTCTTCCTTATTCTAAGGAGGGAGAGGGATGAATGGTAGCATTTTTGTTAACTTCCCGTTCATCGTAGTTGCAGTGTTGCTCGCTCTTGGCTTTTACACGATTGGATTCAAGCGGAACCTCATAAAGGTTGTAATTGGCGTTGAAATTCTTGAAGGAGCAGTAAATATGTTCATTGTTGCGTTAGGTTATGTAAAAGGTGGTTACGCCCCAATTTACACGCAAGCACCGCCCGAAGCTGTAGGAAAAATGGTTTTACCAACGCCACAGGCTCTGACTCTTACGAGCATAGTCATCGGGGTTGCTGTATCTGCTCTAATGCTGGCTTTTGCCGTTAACATCTACAGACACTATGGAACTCTCGACGTTACCAAGATAAGGAGGTTGAGAGGATGATCGAGCACTTGCCTGCCTTAATGATTGCCGTTCCTTTATTTGGGGCATTTATAGCACCTATATTTAAGAAACACTACAAGGGAGTCTCAATATGGGCAATTATAATAACCGGCATAACTGTAATACTCTCCCTCCTGCTCGCTAAGGAAGTTGTTACCGGGGGAATAATGGTCTACGTCTTTGGAGCGGATAAGCCGACCCTCGTGCTGCCTTCTGGTTACTCCGTACCAATAAGAATCATGTTTGAGGTAGATGCCATGGGCGCCTTTATGGCGATATCTGCAACGCTGATGAGTTTTGTGGGAGCTTTATACTCCTACAGTCATGTAGAGAAAGAAACAGGGCTGGAAAAGTATTATTCTTTATTAATGCTCCTTGAAGTGGGCATCCTTGGTATGGTGCTTACGGGAGATCTCTTTAATCTCTTCGTGTTCTTGGAGATAGCAGGTATAGCTGGATCTGCACTGGTAGGATTTAGAAACTATCGTGGTGAAGCAAGCGAAGCAGGAATAAAATACCTTATTGTTAGTGCTGTAGCTTCTCTAATGGTGCTCTTTGCAATAGGTATACTCTATGGACAGTATGGAAACTTAAACCTCGCATACATAGCTAGGAATATTTCCCCTAACCTAGTTGACATGATTGCACTTGGATTGCTCTTTACGTCATTTGCAATGAAATGCGGTGCCGTTCCAATGCACTACTGGGTGCCGGATGCATACACGGAAGTTCCAGCTGGAATAAATCCACCCCTCTTGGTAGCGACTTATGCCAGCCTTTATGCTCTCTTTAGAGTGAGCTTCACTCTCTTTGCAAACATTGTAGTAGATTTGGCAAGAGTAGGGTGGATTATGTCTATCTTGGGAGTGCTTACAATGTTCATAGGCGTTACAATGGCTCTGGTGCAGAAGGACGTTAAGAGGTTAATGAGCTACCATGCTATATCTCAGACCGGCTATATGCTTCTTGGTGTCGGTGTTGGTTTGACAGTCTTACATGATCCTTCAAAGCTCGCTGAGTTCGGAAGAGATGCCATGGCTGGTGGAGTGTTCCACATAATAAACCACATAATCTACAAAAGCTTACTCTTGATGACCGCTGGAGCTCTGTTCTACGTTACGGGAACGAGGAACCTTAATGAGATGGGAGGCTTGGCTAGGAAGATGCCGGTAACTACGATAAGCTTCATGGTGGGAGCTGCTGCAATATCTGGCTTGCCGCCGTTTAACGGATTTGCAAGCAAGCTTCTCATATATGAGACATCATACCGGCTTAATCCACTCTTAACAGTGTTTGCAATGGTTACCAGTGTTTTAACTCTGGCTTCGTTCGTCAAGGTATTTGCATCAGCCTTCCTTGGTCCTCCGCTTGAAAAGTTCGAGAGTACAAGAGAAGTTCCTAAGCCAATGGTAATTGCAATGATAATCCTAGCAGCGCTCTGTATAATCTTCGGTCTCTTCCCGAACTTGGTACT belongs to Thermococcus bergensis and includes:
- a CDS encoding 4Fe-4S binding protein, which gives rise to MKIPPTLSVVLKNIFKKPATNPFPKSDPIPTPEGFRGKLVYHVDKCIGCKLCVTVCPAGVFEYVPELKKVTLWLGRCVFCQQCVDVCPVKALEMSNEFLLATYDKYDDNLRWLKNEEIEEMLAKQGGKTKKYRVIPEKCKGCTLCARNCPQNAIEGAPREVHKIDPNKCVGCGICATVCRFGAIEEYEE
- a CDS encoding NADH-quinone oxidoreductase subunit C — translated: MTPEEFLEMILTKFPNADGKISENKLPHPRKRVWINVAREEFKDLMKFIKELDPKAQFSIIIARDGGDYLEAKYHLELFYEQAPSISLVVGTRCPKDDPTLPTITDILPSSLPYEREVQEFLGIFFEGIPDPRRLFLPDDFPEDIYPLRKDEKGISDEMIKNAGHPYKMKKEG
- a CDS encoding proton-conducting transporter transmembrane domain-containing protein; amino-acid sequence: MTLPFLIIIPLFGAFSMPIISLFGKKLKEYWALIISGATLGVAAKIFYTVWKTNEIILYTLGSESPIGKGVKFPIRIVWEVDLLGALLALTITFVGFLAVLYSLGYMKHDTGLEKYYTLILILELGMLGIVITGDIFNFYVFLEIMSIASYALVAFRNDTWEGIEAGIKYMFVGSLASSFILLGIALLYGQYGTLTMSYLGIKIAENPTLVAKVALAFLIGGLLFKSGAVPVHMWLADAHPAAPSSISAMLSGLVIKAGGVYAVARIVFSIFNPGLHAYLKAFNMPSINMEAVGWVIVFFACLTLLIGNAMAVVQTDMKRLFAFSSVGQIGYILLGIGIGTLAYGSRAGELALAGAIYHIVNHALIKALLFFVAGAVIHEVGTKNLNELSGLARKMPMTTLAFIIGAAAIIGLPPLNGFASKWIIYESSAMYNPILAAIAVVGTVFSLAAYTRVLFTFLGRESEKVKSAKEPEMSMLIPMLILVVAIVVMGLLPWQINDKIMLPTARMLEQLNGEYMVALLKFLGGA
- a CDS encoding proton-conducting transporter transmembrane domain-containing protein, translating into MIEHLPALMIAVPLFGAFIAPIFKKHYKGVSIWAIIITGITVILSLLLAKEVVTGGIMVYVFGADKPTLVLPSGYSVPIRIMFEVDAMGAFMAISATLMSFVGALYSYSHVEKETGLEKYYSLLMLLEVGILGMVLTGDLFNLFVFLEIAGIAGSALVGFRNYRGEASEAGIKYLIVSAVASLMVLFAIGILYGQYGNLNLAYIARNISPNLVDMIALGLLFTSFAMKCGAVPMHYWVPDAYTEVPAGINPPLLVATYASLYALFRVSFTLFANIVVDLARVGWIMSILGVLTMFIGVTMALVQKDVKRLMSYHAISQTGYMLLGVGVGLTVLHDPSKLAEFGRDAMAGGVFHIINHIIYKSLLLMTAGALFYVTGTRNLNEMGGLARKMPVTTISFMVGAAAISGLPPFNGFASKLLIYETSYRLNPLLTVFAMVTSVLTLASFVKVFASAFLGPPLEKFESTREVPKPMVIAMIILAALCIIFGLFPNLVLDKLVYPAVDALINFAQYHSWGGLA
- a CDS encoding NADH-quinone oxidoreductase subunit B family protein, encoding MNEREMLEKRISKLCKYLGRSPWVFHVNSGSCNGCDIEIIAALTPRYDAERFGVKLVGTPRHADILLVTGPVTDQSLERVKLIYEQTPDPKVVVAVGACPTGGSVFFESPFTNAPLDKHIPVDVFVPGCPPRPEAILYGVVLGLEKLIKKIEGEKE
- a CDS encoding respiratory chain complex I subunit 1 family protein codes for the protein MNIVYLTLGLIAIYLYVSAASLLWEGMDRKLVARMQRRIGPPVLQPIYDFLKLVSKESIIPRDANKFFEIAPVLALASSIALLAYTPLGFEPLLATKGDVIVFIYLLALIAFVRVMGAVSSGSPYAQIGAQREIIMLASREVPMMLGLFAILWRLSKLGVEKPFSLGTFYQYNIWEIGTPLTVFGTFVLFIVFLLWLASEIEVGYFNIPEAETEVAEGPMAEYSGRHLALFKLSSALKEFASASLVVAIFFPWGISGYLGLTGIGAVVLDLLFHTLKVFIVLFVSMSVFRAITGRLRITQAVGMFWGRILPMSFIGVLLIVIDVLGVIA
- the mnhG gene encoding monovalent cation/H(+) antiporter subunit G codes for the protein MIEGVLAILLAIGVGFNLLASVGILRFPDVYTRIHASTKCTTFGTIFIVLATVVYSIYRWLPNHDARWITIGIHSALVVIFLVLTNPVGAHAIGRAARKSGIRPYGAVIDELEGYYEL
- a CDS encoding sodium:proton antiporter; its protein translation is MNGSIFVNFPFIVVAVLLALGFYTIGFKRNLIKVVIGVEILEGAVNMFIVALGYVKGGYAPIYTQAPPEAVGKMVLPTPQALTLTSIVIGVAVSALMLAFAVNIYRHYGTLDVTKIRRLRG
- a CDS encoding MnhB domain-containing protein; translation: MTTTIIRTTTKILVPLILVFGSYIILHGHLTPGGGFQGGAVFASGLALLIVANNKEKVKELFNKVPLSQLESIGALGFLGIGALGFMGYTFLKNVIANSGFLFGAPTPKGINPGYLNTGGTLSYLNIFVGTKVLAGLTSIVLIFFLILRRERDEW
- a CDS encoding cation:proton antiporter; protein product: MWILTKMGKEDCRMTPESLFMGAMILLFLSATLTMIRMLIGPTIPDRVVALDALTTTTAGAMVLYGVITEQAVIIDVALVYAVLSYIATLYIARYLVKKKVGLA
- the mbhE gene encoding hydrogen gas-evolving membrane-bound hydrogenase subunit E, which produces MRRALGLFAFLSFIIFLLAAAISLRPFGEPPHAEMDTYFIEHAQEEASANNVVTSVVFDYRGFDTLGEATVLFTAVSGVLMALRHYGGKER
- a CDS encoding hydrogenase large subunit, giving the protein MENRVEYWVKIPIGPIHPALEEPEKFIITLDGERIVNVDVKLGYNLRGVEWIGMRRNYIQILYLAERMCGICSFSHNYTYSRAVEEMAGIEVPERAEYIRVIIGELERIHSHLLNLGVVGHAIGYDTVLHLSWLARERVMDLLEAIGGNRVNYAMNTIGGVRRDIEDKHKRAILEMIKYYREEVMPRIEEIFLYDPTVEARLRDAGVIPKRIAIEYSAQGPTARGSGVEKDVRYNEQLGVYPDLGIKPITPKEFTGIIKGDMFDRMVVRVGELWQSMELIERALDQMPEGKIKAFPKDNVTLIRLKKAEGEGIGRYEAPRGELIHYVMANPGSEIPERWKMREPTFPNLFAVARALVGEQLADVPVAIASIDPCLSCTDRVAVIDAKTGKKKVLTEKDLLKASIEKTREINPNIKAKPEPVGGSCGGVRL
- a CDS encoding hydrogenase subunit MbhD domain-containing protein; protein product: MNFENFFWVLQIFIAIALIGSSIAAIRFKNLIAAVIAMAVFSLALSVEFYVLQAPDVAIAEAGVGAGLTTAMYLLAIKNTTDEEVVE